From Methanobacterium congolense, one genomic window encodes:
- a CDS encoding 50S ribosomal protein L44e → MKIPKERRTYCPSCKKHTIHEVFESKRRKASELKWGQRQFRRVTAGYRGYPRPLPSRNKPVKKLDLRYKCKECGKTHIKRSSFRAGKVEFKM, encoded by the coding sequence ATGAAAATTCCTAAAGAAAGGAGAACTTACTGTCCAAGTTGCAAAAAACATACAATTCACGAAGTATTTGAATCAAAAAGAAGGAAAGCAAGCGAATTAAAATGGGGTCAGCGTCAGTTCAGAAGGGTCACAGCAGGTTACAGGGGTTACCCAAGGCCGCTCCCATCAAGGAACAAACCAGTTAAAAAACTCGACCTCAGATACAAATGCAAAGAATGTGGAAAAACCCATATCAAACGATCCTCATTCAGAGCTGGAAAAGTAGAATTTAAGATGTAA
- a CDS encoding 30S ribosomal protein S27e produces MAKFRTQKSNFLRVKCVDCGNQQVVFDHAASNVQCIICGKTLVKSKGGKSEIKAQIIEVLD; encoded by the coding sequence ATGGCGAAGTTCAGAACTCAAAAAAGCAACTTTTTAAGGGTTAAATGTGTGGACTGTGGAAACCAGCAGGTGGTATTTGACCATGCTGCATCCAATGTTCAGTGCATAATCTGCGGAAAGACCCTGGTAAAATCCAAGGGTGGAAAATCCGAGATAAAAGCTCAGATAATAGAAGTACTGGATTAA